The window CTGGCCGAGGCGCTGCGCCTGGTCGCGCACGTGCTCAAGGAACCAACCTTTCCCGAAGCCGAATTCGAGCAGCTGCGCCAGCAATTTCTGGTCAGCCTGGAGTCGTCCCGCAGCGAGCCGCAATCGGTGGCCGCGCGCGTGCTGAGCGAACACTTCGACCATTATCCGAAGGGCGACATCCGCGCCAGCCGCACGCTCGACGAGCAGATCGCCGACGTCAAGGCGGTGCGCCTGGAAGATGTGAAGGCTTACTACCGCGACTTCTATGGCGCTTCGCAGGGCGAACTGGCTATTGTCGGCGACTTCGACGCCGCCCCCGTGGCTCCGCTCGTCGACGAGTTGTTCGGCAAGTGGCAGAGCCGCGCCAGCTATGCGCCAGTGCTGCGCACGCACGCGGCCATTGCGCCGATGAACAAGACCGTCAACCTGGCCGACAAGGAAAATGGCGTGGTCATGGCGCGCCTGAACCTCGATCTGCGAGTCGACGATCCGGACTATCCGGCGCTGATGCTGGCCAATTACATCTTCGGCGACGGCGGCCTCGAATCGCGCCTGATGAACCGCATCCGCCAGAAGGATGGCTTGTCCTACGGCGGCGGCTCGCAGCTGGGGGCAGGGGACCTTGACCGCGCCGGCAGCCTGACCATGAGCGCCATCGCCGCGCCGCAAAACCTGGCTAGGCTCGATGCCGCCATGCGCGAGGAACTGGTGCGCGCCGTCATCAAGGGCTTTACTCCGGGCGAACTGGCAGCGGCCAAATCGGGCCTGCTGCAGCAGCGCGCGCAAAACCGCGCCGATGACAGCATTCTCGCCGGCGGCTGGACTTCATTGCTGTATCAGGGGAAAACGTTTGAATGGAGCGAGCGCTTCGAGCAAAAACTGGCGGCTGTGTCGTTAGAACAACTCAATGCGGCGTTCCGCAAGGCGATCGACCCGGCCAAGCTCAGTGTCGTCATAGCGGGAGATCAAGAGAAAGCCAAGCTCAAGCGGTAAAAGCAGCAATACTTGCTGGCGGGATAGCAACGTTTACGGTATTCTGTTGCTTCGAGGAAGTATTTGCTTCCTCTGTAGAACATACGGAGATGTTGGAACATGGCCAGGGAGAAGCAAAAGGAGTCCTCGTTCGAGGGTAAGGTTGTCCTCGTGACCGGTGCGGCGGGCGGCATCGGCCGCGCGGCCGCGGTGGCGTTCGGACGCGCGGGTGCTTGCGTGGTGGTGGCCGATACCTCGGTCGATGGCGGCCATGCGACGGCGGCGATGATCGTCGAAAACGGCGGCAAGGCGTTGTTCGTGCAGTGTAACGTCACGCGCGCGGCGGAAGTCGAAGCGCTGATCGACAAGACGGTGGCGTATTACGGGCGGCTCGATTGCGCGTTCAATAACGCGGGCATCGACGAAGAGCATCTGCCGCTGGCCGACGCCGACGAAGCGCTGTTCGACCGCATCATGAACGTCAACGTCAAAGGCACGTGGCTGTGCATGAAGTACGAGATTCGCCAGATGCTCAAGCAGGGCAGCGGGTCGATCGTCAACACGGCGTCGGTGGCCGGCCTGGTCGGCGCGCCGACGCAGCCGATTTACGCCGCCAGCAAGCACGCGGTGGTGGGCATGACCAAGACCGCGGCGGCCGAGTATGCGCGCGAGGGGATTCGTATTAATAGTGTGTGTCCGGGCGTGGTCAATACGCCGATGATGGGCCGCGCGCTGGAACGCGAACCGCTGCGCGAGAAAAAGCTGCGCAATGTGCATCCGATGGGCCGGTTCGCCGAGCCGTCGGAGATTGCCAGTGCCGCGATGTGGCTGTGTTCGGACCAGAGCTCGTTCGTGACCGGGCATCAGCTGGCCGTGGATGGCGGGTTGACGGCGATTTAATAAGCCACCGTCGTTTCCGCCATCGGCGGAAGCGACGGTGATATGCGCGGAAACGACGACTACGCCGTACTCAACTCCGCCACGAAATCATACATATCCCCCCTGAAGTACGAGCGGCAAAACTCCACCGCGCGTCCATCCCTCAGGAACGCCAGCCGTTCCACGCACAAGCCCGCATCGCCTTCCTTCGACTGCAGCAGCTTGGCCTGCTCCGCATTGAGCAGCAGCGCCGATAATCGCTGCAGCGCGCGCGTTGGCCGGTTGCCGGCCGCTTCCAGGGCCTCGTACATCGACACCCCCACCACATCGAGCGATGGCAGGCAGGATGCCACGATGGTCGCGTATTCCAGACACATCGGCAACTCGTCCGCATAGCGGATCCGGTTGAAGCGGTACACCGGCGCACCGGGCGACAAGCGCAGGCGCAGGGCTTCCTCCGGCGTCACCGTCCCCTCCGACCGTTTGAGCCACACGCTGCGCGGCGTGCGCCCGCGTGCCCGCATGTCCTCCGAAAATGAGGTCAGCTTGGCGAAGTTTTTCTCGATCCGCGTGTTGATGAAGTTGCCCGAACCGGGCCGCTTGACCAGCAAGCCTTCGCTCACCAGCCCGTCGATCGCCTTGCGCACGGTGATGCGCGAGATCGACAGGTCGAGCGCCAGTTGCCGTTCCGCCGGCAGGGCTTCGTCCGGGCCGAAGATGCGCTGGTCGATCGCTTCGCGCAGGGCGCGCTGCAATTGCTGGTACAGCGGCTGCGAGCTGGTCTGGGCCAGCGTCTGCATGATGTGGACAAGGGAAGTCATACCAATCTGCTTTCTATCGTGAGGGTGGGACCACTTTTCCCGTCGCCTGGCGCAAATTCGCCACATCATGCAGTTGTCGCATTTGCATATAACGATAATACCAAAAAAAGACCGCAGGAATAGCCCTCCCTCTTGCAACAACGTCAAATTCGCCCCGAATGACCAGACCACTTGGCCAAAATCCCAGTCCACCCGTGTGTTATCGAAACAACATATGAAAAAATTCACTTAACTGGTAGTGTTCTGGTATTAAAGAGGAGTATATTGGCGTTAGATTGGTTTTAGACGTGGTTGTACCCGTAGCACATAAAAAGTCGTTGTTAAAAATGAACTGGCTTACTCACGGAGCCAACATCAAGGGGGAAGTAATGAAGCGCAATCAGTCAGTAGTGAATAAGAACGCAGAGCGTCCTGTATCGACCAGCCTGACGCCGGTAGCGTCGGCCGCAGCTATTCTGGTGTTGAGCATCGCGATGTCGGCCCAGGCCCAGGCCCAGGCGCCCGCCACGGCACCAAGCGTGGACCCGGAGGTCAAGGGTGAAGTGGTGATCGTCACCGGTATCCGTGCGGCGATGCAGCAGTCGCTGAACCAGAAGCGCAATTCGGACACGATGGTCGAAGTCATTACTGCTGAAGACGTGGGCAAGATGCCCGACAAGAATGTCGCCGACTCCCTGCAACGCCTGCCGGGCGTGAGCGTGGCCGCCGCCGGCGGCTCGGAAGGCAGCTTCGGCGAGAACGACCGCGTGGCCCTGCGCGGCACCCCGTTCGGCCTGACCCTCACTACCCTGAACAGCCACACCGTATCGAGCGGCGACTGGTTTGCCGATAACATCATCGGTGGCGGCCGCAGCGTCAGCTTCTCCCTGTTCCCGTCCGAACTGATCGGCCGCGTGACGGTGCATAAAGGTTCGCAGGCCAACCTGCTCGAAGGCGGCGCCGTCGGCGTGGTCGACATCGAAACGCGCAAGCCGCTGGACTTCAAGAAGGGCCTGAGCGCGCAGATGAGTCTGGGCGCCGTGAATTCGCAGAACTCGGGCAAGAACGATGGCCAGTTCAACGGCCTGGTTAACTGGAAGAACGAGGCCGGCAACCTGGCCGTGATGGTCCAGGGCTTCCATGAAAAACGCACCCTGAGCCGCGTCGGCCAGGAAAACGGCATCTGGTACGATCCGGTCGATGCCGGCTCGTCCGTGGACAAGGGCGTGCCCGGTGCGTCGACCGCCATCAAGACCGATCCGGTCAAGGGCGCCAAGGCCAACTACCTGGGCGGTACCGCCTGGTTCGAACAGGAACGCACGCGCAAGGGTGGCCTGATCGACGTGCAGTTCAAGCCGACCAGCGACATCACGCTCGACCTGACCGCATTCCGTTCGCACCTCGACGCCCCGAACATCAACCACAACTTCATGCAGTCGCTGGGCCGCTTCCTGGCGCCGAACTGGACGGCCAAGGATTTCCCTGCTGGTCACACCAGCGGCACCGTCAGTAACGGCGTGCTGACCCAGCTGACCGGTACCGTGCCGGCCAACTGCGGCGCGGTCTGCGGCACGATGTCGAGCGCGGTGCAGGAAGAATTCAGCCGCCCGATCGCCGAGAGCCAATCCAAGTTCGTCAACCTGGACGGAAAATGGCGCGTCAACGACAAGCTGACCCTGGCCGGCAAGGTCGGCTCGACCAAAGGCCTGGGCAATACCCAAAGCGGCGCGCTGGGCGTCTGGATGCCGTACACCGGCGGCAGCTACACCATGAACGGGCTCGACAAGGCGGTCACCTACGTGATCCCGGGCGCAGACAAGTTCTCGATCGGCGGCGGTCCTGACGGTACCGGCAACGTGCCTTATACCTACGGTTCGCACGTGACCGCGATCGACAAGGAAGTCTACGGCCAGATCGACGGCACCTACAAACTGGACCTGGCCAGCGTGCAGTCGGTCCAGTTCGGCGTGCGCGCTGCGGAGCACAAGCGCGACCTGACCGCCATCGGCATCAACGCCTTGCCAAGCCTGTCCCTGGTCAGCAACCTGCCGACAGGCGGCCTGACCTCGTTCCCGACCGAGTTCAACGACCTGGACGCCAACGGCGCCGGCTGGTGGACGTTCTCGCGCGAAGCGGTCAACAGCTGGCTGAGCACCCATGCCAAGTACGAAGGCCACTTGAAGCAAAACGAATTCAAGATCAAGGAGCCGACCCGTTCGGGCTACGTGATGGCGAACTTCGGCGCCGACGGCTTCTCGGGCAATATCGGCGTGCGCGTGGTGCACACCAAGGAAGAAGTCGAGCGCAACGAGATCGCGCCGTCCGGCACGTTCGAGCCGCGCCTGTAC of the Massilia violaceinigra genome contains:
- a CDS encoding SDR family oxidoreductase, translating into MAREKQKESSFEGKVVLVTGAAGGIGRAAAVAFGRAGACVVVADTSVDGGHATAAMIVENGGKALFVQCNVTRAAEVEALIDKTVAYYGRLDCAFNNAGIDEEHLPLADADEALFDRIMNVNVKGTWLCMKYEIRQMLKQGSGSIVNTASVAGLVGAPTQPIYAASKHAVVGMTKTAAAEYAREGIRINSVCPGVVNTPMMGRALEREPLREKKLRNVHPMGRFAEPSEIASAAMWLCSDQSSFVTGHQLAVDGGLTAI
- a CDS encoding GntR family transcriptional regulator, which gives rise to MTSLVHIMQTLAQTSSQPLYQQLQRALREAIDQRIFGPDEALPAERQLALDLSISRITVRKAIDGLVSEGLLVKRPGSGNFINTRIEKNFAKLTSFSEDMRARGRTPRSVWLKRSEGTVTPEEALRLRLSPGAPVYRFNRIRYADELPMCLEYATIVASCLPSLDVVGVSMYEALEAAGNRPTRALQRLSALLLNAEQAKLLQSKEGDAGLCVERLAFLRDGRAVEFCRSYFRGDMYDFVAELSTA
- a CDS encoding TonB-dependent receptor; the protein is MNKNAERPVSTSLTPVASAAAILVLSIAMSAQAQAQAPATAPSVDPEVKGEVVIVTGIRAAMQQSLNQKRNSDTMVEVITAEDVGKMPDKNVADSLQRLPGVSVAAAGGSEGSFGENDRVALRGTPFGLTLTTLNSHTVSSGDWFADNIIGGGRSVSFSLFPSELIGRVTVHKGSQANLLEGGAVGVVDIETRKPLDFKKGLSAQMSLGAVNSQNSGKNDGQFNGLVNWKNEAGNLAVMVQGFHEKRTLSRVGQENGIWYDPVDAGSSVDKGVPGASTAIKTDPVKGAKANYLGGTAWFEQERTRKGGLIDVQFKPTSDITLDLTAFRSHLDAPNINHNFMQSLGRFLAPNWTAKDFPAGHTSGTVSNGVLTQLTGTVPANCGAVCGTMSSAVQEEFSRPIAESQSKFVNLDGKWRVNDKLTLAGKVGSTKGLGNTQSGALGVWMPYTGGSYTMNGLDKAVTYVIPGADKFSIGGGPDGTGNVPYTYGSHVTAIDKEVYGQIDGTYKLDLASVQSVQFGVRAAEHKRDLTAIGINALPSLSLVSNLPTGGLTSFPTEFNDLDANGAGWWTFSREAVNSWLSTHAKYEGHLKQNEFKIKEPTRSGYVMANFGADGFSGNIGVRVVHTKEEVERNEIAPSGTFEPRLYTNTYLDFLPSANFRMDLSKNLVARFSTSRTMARPELGQMAGTDLRDVQGTGSAGNPNLRPIRSNNFDLGVEWYFAEKSLLAAGAFYSALDGYVTYGSGTATFYNQLQKKNTVYQIDTPLNTTAEVKGMEFSYQQALPAGFGVNANYTYTLGKETGKAPGSMCGALTYADCTLIGTSKNAYNVGAFYEQNKVSARLTYSWRSGFLNGTSRNSASYQASVGSLSASLAYQINENFSVTLDGKDLNNPMVRSVIHTAGAMDVPGSLYKNGRQIYLALHGKY